The Planktothrix tepida PCC 9214 genome has a segment encoding these proteins:
- a CDS encoding NAD-dependent epimerase/dehydratase family protein produces the protein MEESSYKLPPGSRVLVTGGTGFTGSVLLRKLVNQGVSVVAIARPTSNLKPFEGMPIEWLQGDVFDPDLVNQAIQNVNYIFHMVTPFREAKSPDQGYYNVHVLSTQLLAKAALKQPDFKRFVHVSTIGVHGHIENPPGDENAPFDPGDIYQQSKLEGEIWIKEFGQTEGLPVTVVRPAGIYGPGERRLLKIYKWVAKKWVPVIGNAQNLLHFIHVDDLTDFFILTALHPRAVGEVFICGSPQAMTFQNMVNLIGDYYGVSPKFIKFPAAPVFAIGDLFEMIFRPLGIEPPIYQRRLAFYTKDRSFNTSKMKNLLDFVPRHSDEEGLKELAQWYLDQGWITLKNT, from the coding sequence ATGGAAGAGTCTAGCTATAAACTACCACCTGGTTCTCGCGTTTTAGTCACTGGGGGAACTGGATTTACAGGTTCAGTATTGTTACGAAAATTAGTCAATCAAGGAGTGAGTGTTGTGGCAATTGCCCGCCCTACTTCCAACCTCAAACCCTTCGAGGGAATGCCCATTGAATGGTTACAGGGTGACGTTTTTGATCCTGACTTGGTTAATCAAGCCATCCAAAATGTTAATTATATTTTTCACATGGTTACACCCTTTCGGGAAGCCAAATCTCCTGATCAGGGATATTATAATGTTCATGTTCTGAGTACCCAACTGTTAGCAAAAGCAGCGTTAAAACAACCAGATTTTAAGCGCTTTGTTCATGTTTCTACGATTGGAGTTCATGGTCATATTGAAAATCCCCCAGGAGATGAAAATGCCCCTTTCGATCCAGGGGATATTTATCAGCAAAGCAAATTAGAAGGAGAAATTTGGATTAAAGAATTTGGTCAAACTGAAGGATTACCCGTCACCGTTGTTCGACCTGCTGGAATTTATGGCCCCGGAGAGAGACGACTCTTAAAAATCTATAAATGGGTTGCTAAAAAGTGGGTTCCTGTGATTGGAAATGCTCAGAATTTACTGCATTTTATTCATGTTGATGATTTAACAGACTTCTTTATTTTAACCGCCCTACATCCCCGTGCCGTTGGAGAAGTCTTTATTTGTGGTAGTCCCCAAGCCATGACCTTCCAAAATATGGTTAATTTAATTGGGGATTATTATGGCGTTTCTCCTAAATTTATTAAATTTCCAGCCGCTCCAGTTTTTGCCATTGGAGATCTATTTGAGATGATTTTCCGACCCTTGGGAATTGAACCTCCCATCTATCAGCGACGGCTGGCTTTTTATACCAAAGATCGCTCCTTTAATACGTCTAAAATGAAAAATCTATTAGACTTTGTACCTCGTCATTCAGACGAAGAAGGATTAAAAGAACTGGCTCAATGGTATCTCGACCAAGGTTGGATTACCCTCAAAAATACTTAA
- a CDS encoding response regulator, with the protein MNNQNTRTRKVVIADDDIDSRTMLALILADEGWEVKEAQDGKEAIEITIKEQPDLLILDNRMPELTGVEVYQQLQLAGIKQTVVLATGYGDLKELALSMGITHFISKPFDILELLQIIESAYESSRQ; encoded by the coding sequence ATGAACAATCAGAATACCAGAACGCGGAAAGTCGTGATTGCCGATGATGATATTGATAGTAGAACAATGTTGGCATTGATTCTGGCAGATGAAGGGTGGGAGGTCAAGGAAGCTCAGGATGGAAAAGAAGCGATAGAAATAACAATTAAGGAGCAACCCGATTTATTGATTTTAGACAATAGAATGCCCGAATTAACCGGGGTAGAGGTGTATCAACAACTTCAATTAGCAGGAATTAAACAAACAGTGGTATTAGCCACAGGTTACGGTGATCTAAAAGAACTGGCTTTATCTATGGGAATTACCCATTTTATTTCTAAACCCTTTGACATTTTGGAGTTATTACAAATCATAGAATCGGCTTATGAAAGTTCACGACAATAG
- a CDS encoding transposase produces MTLNRNNFVRDYLNKSARYMINWCIEHQIGTVIVGVNPGIKQEINIGAKNNQNFVQIPYWSLRQKLKNLCERYGLKYQEQEESYTSKASFLDGDHIPVYNPDPSQKYQFSGKRVKRGLYCSQQGHLINADCNGAANIGKKSSHNGFAGVGRGCLTQPLRVKIS; encoded by the coding sequence TTGACACTTAACCGCAACAATTTTGTCAGAGATTATTTGAACAAATCGGCTCGATACATGATTAATTGGTGTATTGAACACCAGATTGGAACGGTAATTGTTGGCGTTAATCCCGGTATTAAACAAGAAATCAATATCGGAGCTAAAAACAATCAGAATTTTGTTCAAATTCCCTATTGGAGTTTGAGACAAAAACTCAAAAACTTGTGTGAACGATATGGATTGAAATATCAGGAACAGGAAGAATCTTACACCAGTAAGGCAAGTTTCTTGGATGGTGATCATATTCCCGTCTACAATCCTGACCCGTCCCAAAAATATCAATTTTCTGGAAAACGGGTTAAACGTGGATTGTATTGTTCTCAACAAGGACATTTGATTAATGCTGATTGTAATGGCGCTGCCAATATCGGAAAGAAAAGTAGCCACAATGGTTTTGCCGGAGTGGGTAGGGGTTGTTTGACTCAGCCTTTAAGAGTGAAAATCTCTTAA
- a CDS encoding GerMN domain-containing protein: protein MNRIQQFLTRCLVGVTILSLSSCGTPPVDTPTQPQVSPEATISPSTPPEPQKQALSPANTVPVTIYQVDNQCSELIPRQITVPKEQALETAISEVLEQQSSSDFPLNYRINVDKNQQIVTIDFRVPTTAERTFNSLSSCEQLALFGSLRQTITSNPDWQINDVIFTEQGEEITL, encoded by the coding sequence ATGAACCGTATCCAACAGTTTTTGACCCGTTGTCTCGTTGGCGTTACTATTCTTAGCTTAAGCAGTTGTGGTACTCCTCCCGTTGACACCCCAACTCAACCGCAAGTCTCTCCTGAAGCCACAATTTCTCCTTCAACCCCACCTGAACCTCAAAAACAAGCTCTTTCCCCAGCTAACACGGTTCCAGTGACTATTTATCAGGTCGATAATCAATGTTCTGAGTTAATTCCTCGTCAAATTACGGTTCCCAAAGAACAAGCCTTAGAAACGGCGATTTCTGAGGTTTTAGAACAACAAAGCAGTTCTGATTTTCCCTTAAATTATCGCATAAATGTTGATAAAAATCAACAAATTGTCACGATTGATTTTCGGGTTCCCACAACAGCTGAACGGACGTTCAATTCTTTATCGAGTTGTGAACAATTAGCGTTATTTGGGAGTTTACGCCAAACGATTACCAGTAATCCTGACTGGCAAATTAATGATGTCATTTTTACAGAACAGGGAGAAGAAATTACTTTATAA
- a CDS encoding oligosaccharide flippase family protein produces the protein MQLNFFVNQLRRLDWSYLYAFLGEATLALTFVFYIAIARVLGPAEYGVFAAAIALAAILSLFIQFGFPTLINREVAANPVEGPKYTIRFLLLEGLTSIPVLLLLLPLALVLGYEGNGLIVCYLAVFSEIARAAKLTLRGTLKGMGWFRAESISVAIERSAVVLISTAVLFLTHNLVFVVGTIVIVRFLDILGLLYFLNRKVNLWSSLNFNTGLASLKIAYPFAMSGLLWVLYYQVDLVMIKGMGFDDQAGLYSASYRILEIFSALPRVIFYVIFTRLARYHVSEPHRVPEQIYKATRLLLVGVLPILLVAISMQGTLVEVLYGAKYSGSVASLRILLSSLSVSMFGVFTQNFLQATGREHFLPRMLFLTASINIFLNTLLIPQWGAAGAAFATLMSEIILCSAGFTIMIREGYQRSTTRLAIIVICSLILTMSPSFLLMGLSPVIGIGLIGISLITILFLMQPKQFLGTSLTQ, from the coding sequence ATGCAATTAAATTTTTTTGTGAACCAACTTCGCCGCTTAGATTGGTCTTACCTCTATGCTTTCTTAGGAGAAGCCACTCTTGCTTTAACCTTTGTATTTTATATTGCGATCGCTCGTGTTCTGGGGCCAGCAGAATATGGAGTTTTTGCGGCTGCGATCGCCCTGGCTGCGATTCTCTCCCTATTTATTCAATTTGGTTTCCCCACCCTGATTAACCGTGAAGTCGCAGCGAATCCTGTTGAAGGGCCTAAATACACCATTCGTTTTCTACTGTTGGAGGGTTTAACTTCTATCCCCGTCCTCTTGCTGTTACTGCCTTTAGCATTAGTCTTAGGTTATGAAGGGAATGGATTAATCGTTTGTTATTTAGCCGTTTTCTCAGAAATAGCCCGTGCTGCCAAATTGACGCTGCGGGGAACTCTCAAGGGGATGGGATGGTTTAGAGCAGAAAGTATTTCGGTCGCCATCGAACGTTCTGCTGTTGTTCTCATTTCCACAGCAGTTCTGTTTTTAACTCACAATTTAGTATTTGTCGTTGGCACAATCGTAATTGTCCGTTTTTTAGACATCTTAGGACTGCTTTACTTCCTCAACCGTAAGGTCAATCTTTGGTCTAGCTTGAACTTCAACACAGGTCTAGCCTCCCTGAAAATAGCTTATCCCTTTGCCATGTCGGGTCTTCTCTGGGTTCTCTACTACCAGGTTGATTTAGTCATGATTAAAGGCATGGGTTTCGATGACCAAGCGGGACTTTATAGTGCCTCTTATCGGATTTTAGAAATTTTTTCTGCATTACCGCGTGTGATTTTTTATGTCATCTTTACGCGCCTAGCTCGTTATCACGTCAGTGAACCTCACCGAGTTCCAGAACAAATCTACAAAGCCACACGCCTTTTATTAGTGGGAGTTTTGCCCATTCTCTTAGTTGCTATCTCTATGCAGGGAACTTTAGTAGAAGTGCTTTATGGCGCGAAATATTCAGGTTCTGTTGCTTCTCTAAGAATTCTGCTTTCGAGTTTGAGTGTGAGTATGTTTGGTGTTTTTACTCAAAATTTTTTACAAGCAACGGGCCGGGAGCATTTTTTACCCCGAATGCTATTTTTAACAGCCAGTATAAACATTTTTCTCAATACCCTCCTCATTCCTCAGTGGGGCGCAGCAGGAGCCGCTTTTGCCACCTTAATGAGTGAGATTATTTTGTGCAGTGCCGGGTTCACTATTATGATTCGGGAGGGGTATCAACGCTCTACAACACGTCTGGCAATCATTGTGATCTGCTCTTTGATTTTAACTATGAGTCCTTCTTTTTTGTTGATGGGTTTATCTCCTGTTATTGGGATCGGACTGATAGGGATCAGCTTAATTACAATCCTCTTCCTCATGCAACCCAAACAATTTTTAGGAACATCACTGACCCAATAA
- a CDS encoding PstS family phosphate ABC transporter substrate-binding protein, producing MAQKNDATTLILALLISGGLISGGLWWFSRNMSLSTLFNSNSSPSAFPTPNSPPVQSSATHFKTFAEVPNVPNGLFTYGGSTTFAPLRKVINSEIQTVFPQFKLKYFQNPSQSPGSGSGIKLLIENQITFAESSRPLLELEYQQARQRGLNLTEIPIAIDGIVVAVNPNLKIPGLTINQLKQIYTSKVDNWNQLGGENIPIVAYSRPQESGGTTDFFILNVLGGEKLGKSVKLIPTTTEALRAIANHPGGIYYASAPEVVAQCTIKPIAIGLTPDTLVQPYQDPLIPSEACPQQRNQINPVVFRTGDYPLTRRLFIIVKQNNPIDQQAGEAYSQLLLTSQGQDLIEELGFIKIY from the coding sequence ATGGCTCAAAAAAATGATGCTACAACTTTAATCTTAGCCTTACTGATTAGCGGTGGATTAATAAGCGGGGGACTGTGGTGGTTTAGCCGCAATATGAGTTTATCAACCCTGTTTAATTCTAATTCCTCTCCTTCTGCTTTCCCTACCCCCAACTCGCCACCCGTTCAATCTTCAGCAACACATTTTAAAACCTTTGCTGAAGTTCCTAATGTTCCTAACGGACTTTTTACTTATGGGGGAAGTACCACTTTTGCACCACTGCGTAAAGTTATTAATTCAGAAATTCAAACTGTTTTTCCTCAATTTAAATTAAAATATTTCCAAAACCCTAGTCAATCTCCTGGTTCAGGGAGTGGAATTAAATTATTAATTGAAAATCAAATTACTTTTGCTGAATCTTCCCGCCCATTACTAGAATTAGAATATCAACAAGCTAGACAACGGGGATTAAATTTAACAGAAATTCCGATTGCTATTGATGGAATTGTGGTGGCTGTTAATCCTAATTTAAAGATTCCAGGGTTAACGATTAATCAATTAAAGCAAATTTATACGAGTAAAGTTGATAATTGGAATCAACTCGGAGGCGAAAATATTCCGATTGTTGCTTATTCTCGTCCTCAAGAATCCGGGGGAACAACAGATTTTTTTATCCTCAATGTATTAGGAGGAGAAAAATTAGGAAAATCCGTAAAATTGATTCCGACGACTACAGAAGCCTTAAGAGCAATTGCTAATCATCCGGGGGGAATTTATTATGCGTCTGCGCCGGAAGTGGTCGCACAATGTACTATTAAACCTATCGCTATTGGTTTAACACCTGATACGTTAGTTCAACCGTATCAAGACCCGTTAATTCCTTCTGAAGCTTGTCCTCAACAACGCAATCAAATTAATCCTGTGGTCTTTAGAACAGGAGACTACCCTCTAACCCGACGTTTATTTATTATTGTTAAACAGAATAACCCTATAGATCAACAAGCAGGAGAAGCCTACAGTCAACTTTTGTTAACTTCTCAAGGTCAAGATTTAATCGAAGAATTGGGATTTATTAAAATCTATTAA
- a CDS encoding aspartate carbamoyltransferase catalytic subunit, whose protein sequence is MATAPWTRRHILSLADFTATEYNTILQTATSFQEVLGRRTKKVPALQGQVVANLFFEPSTRTRNSFELAAKRLSADTLNFAPGTSSLTKGETILDTAKTYLAMGTDMMVIRHKEAGVPFAIAAELDRLNAKVAVLNAGDGQHEHPSQALLDLFTICRTLDSDQPKIELLQGKKIAIVGDILHSRVARSNIWSLTATEAELHLAAPPTLLPELFAEFGKNRPGKLFLHWNLEPALENADFVMTLRLQKERMTAHLLPSLREYHQLFGITHEQLKSCKPDVKILHPGPVNRGVELSSELMDDPELSLISQQVTSGIAVRMALLYLIGGGKLN, encoded by the coding sequence ATGGCTACTGCTCCCTGGACTCGCCGTCATATTTTATCCCTAGCTGATTTTACGGCGACGGAATATAACACAATTTTGCAAACAGCAACAAGCTTTCAAGAAGTGTTAGGTCGTCGTACCAAAAAAGTTCCGGCTTTACAAGGTCAGGTGGTGGCAAATTTATTTTTTGAACCTTCAACTCGGACTCGGAATAGTTTTGAACTCGCGGCTAAACGACTCTCCGCAGATACATTAAATTTTGCGCCGGGAACCTCTTCTCTAACGAAAGGCGAAACAATTCTTGATACTGCTAAAACCTATTTAGCAATGGGAACGGATATGATGGTAATTCGTCATAAAGAAGCTGGAGTTCCCTTTGCGATCGCGGCTGAATTAGACCGTTTAAATGCTAAAGTTGCAGTGTTAAATGCCGGAGATGGTCAACACGAACATCCGTCTCAAGCGTTATTAGATTTATTCACAATTTGCCGAACTCTGGATTCTGATCAACCTAAAATTGAATTATTACAAGGTAAAAAAATAGCGATTGTGGGAGATATTTTACATTCTAGGGTAGCCCGTTCTAATATTTGGAGTTTAACCGCAACGGAAGCAGAATTACATTTAGCAGCACCTCCAACGTTATTACCCGAACTGTTTGCAGAATTTGGCAAAAATCGCCCCGGAAAATTATTTTTACATTGGAATTTAGAACCCGCTTTAGAAAATGCAGATTTTGTCATGACGTTACGGTTACAAAAGGAACGAATGACCGCCCATTTATTACCCAGTTTACGCGAATATCATCAATTATTTGGCATCACCCATGAACAGTTAAAATCCTGTAAACCGGATGTTAAAATATTGCATCCTGGGCCAGTTAATCGAGGGGTAGAATTAAGTTCAGAATTAATGGATGATCCAGAATTGAGTTTAATTTCTCAACAAGTGACCAGTGGAATAGCCGTGAGAATGGCACTGTTATATTTAATTGGAGGGGGGAAATTAAATTAA
- a CDS encoding acyltransferase: protein MVAPEEKQKINKVPLSEQLNQSQSSALKRYQEKAVGTTKFLPFLTYELALLLGSNLPGSLGYITRKLLYHSLFKQAGKSLILGQGVVLRHPNKITLGNRVAIDDYVLLDASGSGNEGITLGDDVIISRNCVIQGKTGGVTIGNKTDIGCNTVITSGAGIMIGRSVLIAANCYIGGGRYITDRLDIPMIEQGVYTKGAVAIEDDVWLGAGSTVLDGVKIGKGCIVGAGAVVTKDLPEYAIATGVPAKIIKTR, encoded by the coding sequence ATGGTCGCCCCTGAAGAAAAACAAAAAATTAATAAAGTTCCCCTTTCGGAACAACTCAATCAAAGTCAATCCTCGGCTTTAAAACGCTATCAAGAAAAGGCCGTTGGCACAACAAAGTTTTTGCCGTTTCTGACCTATGAACTTGCCTTATTACTGGGCAGTAACCTCCCCGGCAGTCTCGGTTATATCACCCGTAAACTGCTTTATCATTCTCTGTTTAAACAGGCTGGAAAAAGCTTGATTTTAGGGCAAGGCGTTGTGTTACGTCATCCCAACAAAATAACACTCGGAAATCGGGTTGCCATTGATGATTATGTGCTCTTAGATGCCAGTGGTTCAGGGAATGAGGGAATAACTCTAGGAGATGATGTGATTATTTCCCGAAATTGTGTGATTCAAGGCAAAACGGGGGGAGTTACCATCGGAAATAAAACCGATATTGGATGCAATACTGTGATTACATCAGGGGCTGGAATTATGATAGGTCGTTCCGTTTTAATTGCAGCTAATTGTTATATTGGTGGCGGACGCTATATTACAGACCGTTTGGATATTCCGATGATCGAACAAGGAGTTTATACTAAAGGTGCGGTGGCGATTGAGGATGATGTTTGGTTAGGGGCAGGTTCAACGGTTTTAGATGGGGTAAAAATTGGCAAAGGTTGTATTGTCGGGGCGGGTGCAGTGGTTACAAAAGATTTACCAGAATATGCGATCGCCACTGGAGTTCCCGCTAAAATTATAAAAACCCGATAA
- a CDS encoding GAF domain-containing protein produces the protein MKASHHDVLEAGRIYKSTGAIPSRMLRSKIYRAWERSHLQGANPYALQAEKLSRSDTEHLITKNSDLMQLAKPYIRMLSQAAGTERHAVMLSDNQALLLDVVGDQQTVHGTEAFPEPGSWLSESVAGANGIGTPLAEADYVEIISAEHFIEGFHPFTCQGIPLRNDKQEIIGVLSISMRRQDAGQRLKEILLCASHGVEADLLSANLEKDVRRVLKSNPDEYQPLEDLRQDIIQAHHAARLKLEVVSRMVAVNRLDYAMQLVRQAEDSIELFRRRAEIWRNLASFEIGRVQPVSLTDQISNLIDLLSTEVAIRQVEIVTQWDEPITVMGDPRSLLRHLLRYFLQAFEQVGKGGKVELVVNKTSDLELVKVSFMAISVVQPAASAPQLQFFYLPINRT, from the coding sequence ATGAAAGCTTCCCACCATGATGTCTTAGAAGCCGGACGCATCTACAAATCCACTGGAGCTATTCCGTCTCGGATGTTGCGCTCAAAAATTTATCGAGCTTGGGAGCGTTCACATTTGCAAGGCGCTAACCCCTATGCGCTCCAAGCGGAAAAACTATCCCGTTCAGATACCGAACATCTAATCACGAAAAATAGTGATTTGATGCAACTGGCTAAACCTTACATCCGTATGCTGTCACAGGCGGCGGGTACAGAGCGTCATGCTGTGATGTTGAGTGATAACCAAGCTTTGTTACTGGATGTTGTCGGTGACCAGCAGACTGTACACGGGACAGAAGCTTTTCCAGAACCAGGTTCTTGGTTATCCGAATCGGTCGCAGGTGCAAATGGAATTGGTACACCCCTAGCAGAAGCCGATTATGTAGAAATTATTAGCGCCGAGCATTTTATTGAGGGGTTTCATCCATTCACTTGTCAAGGAATTCCTTTGCGGAATGACAAACAGGAAATTATTGGTGTGCTCAGTATCTCTATGCGTCGTCAGGATGCTGGACAAAGGCTCAAAGAGATATTGCTCTGTGCCTCTCACGGCGTTGAAGCGGACTTATTGAGCGCTAATTTAGAAAAAGATGTTCGTCGTGTATTAAAGTCTAATCCTGATGAATATCAGCCCTTGGAAGATTTGCGTCAGGATATCATTCAAGCCCATCATGCAGCCCGTTTAAAACTTGAAGTGGTATCGCGGATGGTAGCGGTTAACCGCCTAGACTACGCGATGCAATTGGTAAGACAGGCTGAAGATTCAATTGAACTATTTCGTCGTCGAGCCGAAATTTGGCGCAATCTTGCATCTTTTGAGATAGGCAGAGTTCAGCCGGTTTCACTTACTGATCAGATCTCCAATTTAATTGATCTTCTCTCGACGGAAGTGGCTATTCGTCAGGTAGAAATCGTTACCCAATGGGATGAGCCTATCACAGTTATGGGTGATCCTAGAAGCCTTTTACGTCATCTACTGCGTTATTTTCTCCAAGCCTTTGAACAGGTAGGGAAGGGTGGAAAAGTAGAATTGGTGGTTAATAAAACCTCGGATTTGGAGTTAGTTAAAGTCAGTTTTATGGCGATTTCAGTTGTTCAACCTGCTGCATCAGCACCCCAGTTACAGTTTTTTTATCTACCTATTAATAGGACTTAG
- a CDS encoding ABC transporter substrate-binding protein, with protein sequence MSQKNESLIFVLALVITGALLGGGYFLFFKSSSPYLLNQNSPPSPSGNSPSTSAPNQTIETRISQGEKVLIPSGDLALKQGGTTALAAGQYQEAVQQFNAALQQNKNDPEALIYRNNAQILQNNQSYYTIAVSIPIGTSVNTAQEILRGVAQAQTEVNQGVGLNGNLFKIIIVNDDNSPEMASEVAKKLVNNSEILGVIGHFGSNATLAAAPIYEAGKLVLISPTSTSTAISNAGDFIFRTVPSDRFAGSTLARYLLNTLNLKKAVVFFNSANDYSNSLQTEFTTALNGDGGEVVTVFDIAKPNLNPTQALEQARQQGAEAIVLTPDSSTIEQALQVVRSNRKQLPLLGGDSLYRPETLKVGSDTMGMVIAIPWHILANPNSEFAQAANQLWGGDVNWRTATAYDAAKALMIAISKNPTRTGVQETLSASDFTPEGATGIIRFLPSGDRNQPLQLVKVEPGNRSGFGYDFVPVR encoded by the coding sequence ATGTCTCAAAAAAATGAATCTCTAATCTTTGTCTTAGCCCTTGTAATTACAGGAGCATTATTAGGCGGAGGTTATTTTTTATTTTTTAAGTCTTCTTCTCCTTACCTACTCAATCAAAATTCCCCTCCATCCCCCTCTGGAAACTCTCCCTCAACTTCCGCTCCTAATCAAACTATTGAAACTCGCATCAGTCAAGGAGAAAAAGTTTTAATTCCATCAGGAGATTTAGCTCTCAAACAAGGAGGTACGACTGCTTTAGCTGCGGGTCAATATCAGGAAGCTGTTCAACAGTTTAATGCAGCTTTACAACAAAATAAAAATGATCCTGAAGCATTAATTTATAGAAATAATGCTCAAATTTTGCAAAATAATCAATCCTATTATACGATAGCAGTCTCAATTCCCATTGGAACTTCAGTCAATACCGCCCAAGAAATTTTAAGAGGCGTTGCTCAAGCTCAAACAGAAGTTAACCAAGGAGTGGGATTAAACGGAAATTTATTCAAGATAATTATTGTTAATGATGATAATAGCCCCGAAATGGCTTCAGAAGTGGCTAAAAAATTAGTCAATAATTCTGAAATTCTAGGGGTAATTGGTCATTTTGGGAGTAACGCCACCTTAGCAGCAGCACCCATTTATGAAGCGGGAAAATTAGTCTTGATTTCTCCCACCAGTACCTCCACAGCTATTTCTAATGCAGGAGACTTTATTTTTAGAACCGTTCCCAGCGATCGCTTTGCGGGAAGTACCTTAGCGCGATATCTTTTAAATACATTAAACTTAAAAAAAGCGGTTGTCTTTTTTAATAGTGCTAATGATTATAGTAACTCTTTACAAACGGAATTTACAACCGCATTAAATGGGGATGGGGGCGAAGTCGTCACGGTTTTTGATATCGCTAAACCCAACTTGAATCCAACTCAAGCTTTAGAACAAGCCCGTCAACAAGGAGCAGAAGCTATTGTTTTAACCCCTGATTCTTCAACCATTGAACAAGCCTTACAAGTGGTACGAAGTAATCGCAAACAGTTACCTTTATTAGGGGGAGATAGTTTATATCGACCGGAAACGTTGAAGGTGGGAAGTGATACAATGGGGATGGTGATTGCCATTCCTTGGCATATTTTAGCCAACCCTAATTCTGAATTTGCTCAAGCCGCAAATCAATTGTGGGGAGGAGATGTGAACTGGCGGACTGCAACAGCTTATGATGCAGCCAAAGCGTTAATGATTGCCATTAGTAAAAATCCCACTAGAACCGGGGTTCAAGAAACACTTTCCGCCTCAGATTTTACGCCCGAAGGAGCAACGGGAATAATTCGTTTTTTACCGTCCGGCGATCGCAATCAACCCTTACAATTAGTCAAGGTTGAACCGGGAAATCGTTCAGGATTTGGTTATGATTTTGTTCCCGTTCGTTAA